Proteins from a single region of Apium graveolens cultivar Ventura chromosome 7, ASM990537v1, whole genome shotgun sequence:
- the LOC141673227 gene encoding uncharacterized protein LOC141673227: MDNSSTPASNSEAVGSVTSLKRKSDDVGWEFCELAVTNDPEKVKCKLCNRVISGGVHRLKQHIAHIKGNVASCQKATPIDKAKCMQALLHQKKKKEEKREKLQELQERVNISEKSSNEVEILESCTTAYSLGPMDSFVRPIYPADSLVESRKKLRQQNINDVLFKKRTSEVHAYLARWVYESAIPFNAVNNDVFQQLLEAVGQFGPGYIPPTQYQLREPLLKQAVETTKEIVKKQEEEWKKSGCSIMTDAWSDRKRRSIMNLCVNCKLGTTFLSSIESSADSHTGKYIFDYVDKWIEEVGSKNVIQVVTNNASNNMAAAKLLNDASMAQAWIVEADEEDFESQWSTSIVDEIFRDLDEDNFELDDEEVNAELTFEEDEEINCHW; this comes from the coding sequence ATGGACAATTCCTCTACACCTGCATCTAATTCAGAAGCTGTTGGTTCAGTCACCTCTTTAAAAAGAAAATCTGATGATGTTGGTTGGGAGTTCTGTGAACTAGCAGTTACAAATGATCCAGAAAAAGTGAAGTGTAAACTATGCAATAGAGTGATCAGTGGAGGTGTCCATCGGCTAAAACAACATATTGCCCATATTAAAGGAAATGTGGCCTCTTGTCAAAAAGCTACTCCAATTGACAAAGCAAAGTGTATGCAAGCATTACTtcatcagaaaaagaaaaaagaagaaaagaggGAAAAACTTCAAGAATTGCAGGAGCGTGTTAATATTTCTGAAAAAAGCTCAAATGAAGTTGAGATTCTTGAAAGTTGTACGACAGCATATTCGCTCGGTCCCATGGATAGCTTTGTCAGGCCAATATATCCGGCAGATTCATTGGTTGAATCTCGCAAAAAACTAAGACAACAAAATATTAATGATGTCCTATTTAAGAAAAGGACTAGTGAGGTGCATGCGTACTTGGCACGCTGGGTGTATGAATCTGCAATACCTTTTAATGCTGTCAATAATGACGTATTTCAGCAACTTCTTGAGGCTGTGGGTCAATTTGGTCCTGGGTATATTCCGCCTACTCAATATCAACTTAGGGAGCCTCTGTTAAAGCAAGCAGTTGAGACAACTAAGGAAATAGTTAAGAAACAAGAAGAAGAGTGGAAAAAAAGTGGTTGTTCAATTATGACAGATGCATGGTCTGATAGAAAGCGGCGGAGTATAATGAACTTAtgtgttaattgcaaacttggCACAACATTCTTATCTTCTATCGAGAGTTCAGCTGATTCTCATACAGGAAAATATATCTTTGATTATGTGGACAAATGGATTGAAGAAGTTGGTTCAAAGAACGTTATTCAAGTAGTAACGAATAACGCGTCTAACAATATGGCAGCTGCAAAACTCTTAAATGATGCTAGCATGGCTCAAGCATGGATTGTAGAAGCAGATGAGGAAGATTTTGAATCTCAGTGGTCTACTAGCATTGTAGATGAAATATTTCGAGATCTTGATGAAGATAATTTTGAATTGGATGATGAAGAAGTTAATGCAGAATTAACATTCGAAGAAGATGAGGAAATTAATTGTCACTGGTGA